From the Nodularia sphaerocarpa UHCC 0038 genome, the window CAAGGGCGATCGCTTGTTAAGTTAATTGATTCTCTTGAGGGGTTGGATGATGTCCAGAATGTGACTGCTAATTTTGATATGTCGGACAGTGTTTTGGATTTGTTGGTTTAGGAGGAACGAACCACGAAGGTACGAAGTACACGAAGGAAGAAGGAAGAAGGAAGAAGGAAGAAGGTAGGAAATATTATGAATTATTTGTAGCCGGCAGCTTGCAGGTAAAATAATTGGGCGTAACGTCCCCCTGTCTGTAATAATTCTTCGTGGGTTCCCTGTTCTGCAATTTTACCTTCTTCGATAACTGCAATTTTGTCAGCCATTCTGACTGTAGAAAAACGATGAGAAATTAAAAATACCATCTGATTTTGCGTCAGTGTGCGAAAATGATTGAATATATCAAATTCGGCTTGGGCATCCATTGCTGATGTTGGTTCGTCTAAGACTAAAATATCTGCTTTTGTTCGCATAAATGCACGGGCTAAGGCGATTTTTTGCCACTGTCCCCCGGAAAGTTCTTGTCCACTTTTGAACCAACGCCCTAGTTGAGTTTGGAAGTTTTGTGGTAGTTTCTCTATGAAGGGTTGCGCCATGCCTTTTTCGGCGGCTATTTCCCAGCGATGTTTATCTTCTAAATGTTCTACGTCGCCAACTCCAATATTTTCGCCGACGGTGAATTGATAACGCACAAAGTTCTGAAATATTACTCCAATACGTTGACGCAATACATCAACATCCCACTCTTGCAAGTCTAAACCATCTAAATAAATCCTTCCTGAATCTGGGGTGTAAAGTCGAGTCAGTAATTTAATTAAGGTGGTTTTACCTGAACCGTTTTCACCGACAATTGCTAGTTTTTCTCCCGGTTTTAAATGTAGGGAAATATCTGTTAATGCAGGTTGAGAACTTCCAGGATAAGTAAATGATACGTTCTCAAAGCGAACTCCATCTTCAGGATTTATTCCTCTGGTTGCATTACCCCAAGATTTGGGAACTTCTTCTTCTAAGAAATCGTAGAGATTGGATAAATATAAGTTGTCTTCATACATTCCGCCAATTGATGTTAAGGCATTAGAAAATGTAGACTGTCCTTGGCGAAACACGGTGAGATACATTGTCATGTCTCCCAAAGAAATCCTCCCCATTGCTGTTTCAACGACTATCCAAGCGTAAGCTAAATAAAAAGCCGCCGTACTCACTAAACTTAGGAGATATCCCCACAAACCCCGCCGCAAAGTCAAATCTCTATCTTCACTATATAGTTGACGAAACAGGTTGCGGTAACGTTCTAGCAGGGTTTCCCCTAGTTGGTAAAGTTTTACTTCTGTTGCATAGTCTTCTCTGGCTAATAGATTTTCTATGTAGTGCTGTTGGCGGGTTTCTGGGGCGCGCCAACTAAATAAACGAAAGGCTTGCCCAGCAAATTTGGTTTCGGCAATAAAGGAGGGCATAGCTGCTAAAATTAATACTATGACTGCCCAAGTTGAGAAATTTATTAATAAAACACCGTAAGTAACTAGGGAAAGGGCGTTTTGTACTAAGCCAAAGGTGCGATTTACTAAGGAAAGGGGACGCACTGAGGCTTCTCGCCGGGCGTTTGTCAGTTTGTCATAAAATTCGGAATCTTCAAATTGGCGTAAATCTAATGTCAGGGCTTTTTCTAATATCAGTACATTTACTTTTTGTCCTAGTAGCACCCGTAACAATGATTGGCAAATAGAGATGCCCCGTTGACTACCTGCGAAGAGTGCGATCGCCACTGCTTCTAAACCCACATATAATAAAGGTTGGGTAATATTGCCATCATTGACTTGCGCCGCTAAAACCACTGCATCCACAATTAATTTGCCAATGTAGGCGATCGCAGCTGGTAAAAGACCCGCCACTAAAGTTAAAGTAGCAAGAATAATGGTCAAAATCTGGCTAGTATTCCACACTAAGCCGATAGCCCGTCCGCTATAGCGAAAAACAGCCAATGATTGGCGCAGAGTGTTTCTTATTTTTTTCATGCTTATTTTTATACTGATTCTTATAAAATGATCAAAATTTGGCAAGTTGATTTTTATCGTCGTCCGGTGCAGGATAAATCTGGACAAGTTCTCTGGGAATTGCTGATTTGTGACGCAACACGTAGCTTTGAATATACAGCCACCTGTCCCCAGTCAGCAGCCAACTCTCATTGGCTTGCTACTCAACTTCAGATAGCAGATAATGACAACTTACCAGATATCATTCAGGTATTTCGTCCCCAGTCTTTGAGTTTAATTCAAGCCGCTGCCAACAACTTAGATATTGATGTCGAACCTACCCGCTACACTGAGGCGTTAAAACAGTGGTTAGAAGAAAAGCAATATCCCTTAGCCCTGGATAAACCACCCCCAACACCATTACCCGAAAACCTTTGGGGGGAAGAGTGGCGGTTTGCTACACTCTCAGCCGGCGAACTCGCGGATGTGTTTGTACAACGCCCGATACCGATTGTATCTATACCAGAGTTTTTGAAACCGATAAATCTGGGTTTAGCATCCACAGTCCCTGTCCCTGGTGTCATTATCTATGGTGGCAGAAAATCGATGTATTTAGCACGGTGGTTAGAAGAGGCACAGCCAGCAGCGTTAAATTACATAGGTGGCGAGCCAAATG encodes:
- a CDS encoding ABC transporter ATP-binding protein; translated protein: MKKIRNTLRQSLAVFRYSGRAIGLVWNTSQILTIILATLTLVAGLLPAAIAYIGKLIVDAVVLAAQVNDGNITQPLLYVGLEAVAIALFAGSQRGISICQSLLRVLLGQKVNVLILEKALTLDLRQFEDSEFYDKLTNARREASVRPLSLVNRTFGLVQNALSLVTYGVLLINFSTWAVIVLILAAMPSFIAETKFAGQAFRLFSWRAPETRQQHYIENLLAREDYATEVKLYQLGETLLERYRNLFRQLYSEDRDLTLRRGLWGYLLSLVSTAAFYLAYAWIVVETAMGRISLGDMTMYLTVFRQGQSTFSNALTSIGGMYEDNLYLSNLYDFLEEEVPKSWGNATRGINPEDGVRFENVSFTYPGSSQPALTDISLHLKPGEKLAIVGENGSGKTTLIKLLTRLYTPDSGRIYLDGLDLQEWDVDVLRQRIGVIFQNFVRYQFTVGENIGVGDVEHLEDKHRWEIAAEKGMAQPFIEKLPQNFQTQLGRWFKSGQELSGGQWQKIALARAFMRTKADILVLDEPTSAMDAQAEFDIFNHFRTLTQNQMVFLISHRFSTVRMADKIAVIEEGKIAEQGTHEELLQTGGRYAQLFYLQAAGYK
- a CDS encoding Tab2/Atab2 family RNA-binding protein, whose protein sequence is MIKIWQVDFYRRPVQDKSGQVLWELLICDATRSFEYTATCPQSAANSHWLATQLQIADNDNLPDIIQVFRPQSLSLIQAAANNLDIDVEPTRYTEALKQWLEEKQYPLALDKPPPTPLPENLWGEEWRFATLSAGELADVFVQRPIPIVSIPEFLKPINLGLASTVPVPGVIIYGGRKSMYLARWLEEAQPAALNYIGGEPNGLILEAGLVDRWIVATFEDAEVAAAAKLYQQRQQQSRGLHFLLVQPDDSGMTYTGFWLLQAEN